The proteins below come from a single Alnus glutinosa chromosome 9, dhAlnGlut1.1, whole genome shotgun sequence genomic window:
- the LOC133878442 gene encoding probable xyloglucan galactosyltransferase GT11: MGVYRLVMDRSIIGKCPNRLWLVVFASFLLWFVLLCFYYSVPTVGIPERVTLFGDNFVNTVNSILLPENSNESINGKKIISEETDFVKPVKNMDVRDLVVKNKDETKNGYNPFTNFSARDYGLDNFDHIVTEVYPNNQTHLAENEADQPVNGVSSSENGEKPDPLNEKISKGTSRELVDSCSGRYVYVHDLPRRFNEDMLRHCRSLSNWTDMCLFTANMGLGPSLRNFERAFSKTSWFATNQFLLEVIFHNRMKQYKCLTNDSSLASAIFVPYYAGLDVSRYLWYSNTSMRDAASLELVKWLREKPEWKKMCGRDHFLVVGRITWDFRRVREKDSDWGNKLMLLPESRNMTMLVIESSPWDNNDFAIPYPTYFHPSSDNEVFRWQNRMRRQKRRYFFSFAGAPRPNLQDSIRTEIIEQCRASTGRKCRLLECRDRANKCYQPFHVMKMFQTSVFCLQPPGDSFTRRSAFDSILAGCIPVFFHPGSAYVQYLWHLPKDYTKYSVFIPANDVKSGKVSIQKILLRIPKEKVRAMREEVIRLIPRVVYAHPRSRLETLEDAFDIAVQGVLERVERIRREMREGKNTSYAFPEEFSWKYNLVGTVGEHEWDPLFARP; encoded by the coding sequence ATGGGAGTCTATCGTCTGGTGATGGACAGGTCAATCATTGGCAAGTGCCCCAACCGATTATGGTTAGTTGTCTTCGCCTCTTTTCTTCTGTGGTTCGTATTGCTTTGCTTCTATTATTCGGTTCCTACGGTTGGCATCCCCGAGCGTGTCACCTTGTTTGGTGATAACTTTGTCAACACTGTCAATTCTATTCTTTTGCCTGAAAATTCCAACGAAAGCattaatggaaaaaaaattatcagcGAAGAAACAGACTTTGTCAAGCCTGTAAAAAATATGGATGTCAGAGATCTTGTAGTAAAAAACAAGGATGAAACAAAAAATGGGTACAACCCGTTTACCAATTTTTCAGCCAGGGATTATGGGCTTGACAATTTTGATCATATAGTGACAGAAGTGTACCCCAACAATCAAACGCACCTTGCAGAGAATGAAGCTGATCAGCCTGTTAATGGCGTTTCTAGTTCAGAGAATGGAGAAAAACCAGATCCATTAAATGAGAAAATCTCCAAAGGGACGAGCAGGGAATTAGTTGATTCCTGTTCGGGTAGATACGTTTATGTCCATGATCTTCCTCGCCGGTTCAACGAAGACATGCTCAGGCATTGCCGGTCACTTAGTAATTGGACTGATATGTGTCTCTTTACAGCAAACATGGGTCTTGGTCCCTCTCTTCGAAATTTTGAGAGGGCATTCTCAAAGACTAGTTGGTTTGCGACAAACCAATTCTTGCTGGAAGTAATCTTCCACAACAGAATGAAACAGTACAAGTGCTTGACAAATGACTCATCATTGGCTTCAGCAATCTTTGTTCCATATTATGCCGGCCTGGACGTTTCTCGCTACCTCTGGTATTCAAACACATCCATGAGAGATGCTGCTTCCCTTGAGCTTGTCAAGTGGCTCAGAGAAAAGCCAGAGTGGAAGAAAATGTGTGGCAGAGATCATTTCTTGGTTGTCGGAAGGATTACATGGGATTTTAGGAGAGTAAGGGAGAAGGATTCCGACTGGGGTAATAAGCTAATGCTCTTGCCGGAGTCGAGGAATATGACGATGTTGGTAATTGAATCAAGCCCTTGGGACAACAACGACTTCGCGATACCTTATCCGACATACTTCCACCCTTCAAGCGACAACGAAGTTTTCCGGTGGCAGAACAGAATGAGGAGGCAGAAAAGGCGGTATTTCTTCTCTTTTGCCGGCGCCCCAAGACCCAATCTTCAAGATTCTATTCGTACTGAGATTATCGAGCAGTGTCGGGCTTCTACGGGGAGGAAATGCAGGTTGTTGGAATGCAGAGACCGCGCAAACAAGTGCTACCAGCCATTTCACGTGATGAAAATGTTTCAAACTTCTGTTTTCTGCTTGCAGCCTCCGGGAGATTCATTCACCAGGCGGTCTGCTTTTGATTCGATTTTGGCAGGTTGTATTCCAGTTTTCTTTCATCCGGGGTCAGCTTATGTTCAATATCTATGGCATTTACCAAAAGATTACACCAAATATTCTGTGTTTATACCCGCAAACGATGTGAAAAGTGGGAAAGTCAGCATCCAAAAGATACTGCTTCGGATTCCGAAAGAGAAGGTGCGGGCTATGAGAGAGGAGGTCATAAGGCTGATTCCAAGAGTAGTATATGCACATCCCAGATCAAGATTGGAGACCCTTGAAGATGCGTTTGATATTGCAGTTCAAGGAGTTCTTGAAAGAGTAGAGAGAATTAGGAGGGAGATGAGAGAGGGGAAGAATACTAGTTATGCTTTTCCAGAGGAATTTAGTTGGAAGTATAATTTGGTTGGGACAGTGGGGGAGCATGAATGGGATCCTCTGTTTGCCAGACCGTAG
- the LOC133878443 gene encoding uncharacterized protein LOC133878443 gives MAGTSASLAPHVIGSTVVELSRTNRTGAPSSARISTKTNVAPARDIALAEGPSCIFVGPLETASKETLEALYLQARDAYYSGKPLIVDDMFDRVELKLRWFGSKSVVKYPRCSLRRQSAYADAEEDLSQVFALASIWVLFLGFGSSACVVPIIYTVGLAYQDAFGSGFSNSSQASVVELLAMVNGILLMALGSVIGYPIASASVKVLQGLWKNDLVALNGACPNCGEEVFAFVKPDQCNKSPHRADCHVCESLLEFRIKVEPSVSRLGRGWVYGRIYLVSRRGGNRRQRRV, from the exons ATGGCCGGCACGAGCGCCTCCTTGGCGCCGCACGTTATCGGGTCCACAGTCGTCGAACTATCCAGAACCAACCGCACCGGAGCCCCGTCTTCCGCTCGGATCTCCACGAAGACCAACGTAGCCCCCGCCCGCGACATCGCTCTCGCCGAGGGTCCCTCCTGCATCTTCGTTGGGCCCCTTGAGACGGCCAGCAAAGAAACCCTAGAAGCTCTCTATCTCCAA GCACGGGATGCGTATTACAGCGGTAAACCTTTGATAGTTGATGATATGTTTGATAGAGTAGAG TTAAAGCTACGGTGGTTTGGTTCCAAATCGGTGGTCAAGTACCCGCGTTGTAGTCTTAGGCGGCAATCGGCCTATGCGGATGCGGAG GAAGATCTGTCACAGGTTTTTGCATTAGCGAGCATATGGGTTCTGTTTCTTGGATTTGGCAGTTCAGCATGTGTTGTGCCTATAATATACACCGTGGGCCTAGCTTATCAAGATGCATTCGGCTCGGGATTTTCCAACAGCAGTCAAGCATCTGTGGTAGAGTTGCTTGCCATGGTGAATGGCATTCTCTTAATGGCATTGGGATCTGTGATTGGCTACCCAATTGCATCAGCTTCAG TTAAAGTGCTTCAAGGCCTGTGGAAGAATGACTTGGTAGCACTTAATGGGGCATGCCCAAATTGTGGGGAGGAG GTTTTTGCATTTGTGAAACCAGATCAGTGTAATAAGAGCCCCCATCGAGCAGATTGTCATGTTTGTGAATCCTTATTAGAATTCCGCATCAAGGTTGAG CCATCAGTGTCAAGACTAGGTAGAGGGTGGGTTTATGGCCGCATATACCTTGTTTCACGTAGAGGCGGAAACCGGCGTCAGAGACGGGTCTAA
- the LOC133878547 gene encoding RHOMBOID-like protein 1: MRRGSSSSAAQIVVKVHPVSPASATTSSAPLAVGGGGGEELRAFRRWVPWLVPSFVVANIALFVVTMYVNNCPKNSTSCVARFLGRFSFQTLKDNPLLGPSSSTLEKMGALEVNKIVHGHQAWRLISCIWLHAGVFHILANMLSLVFIGIRLEQEFGFVRIGLLYIISGFGGSLLSALFIQSRISVGASGALFGLLGGMLSELITNWTIYANKFAALLTLLVIIIINLAVGILPHVDNFAHIGGFLSGFLLGFVFLIRPQFGWVSQRNAPSGYIKSKHKAYQYVLWVLSLILLIAGFSAGLIFLLRGVNLNDRCSWCHYLSCVPTSKWNCKTGQIFCQSSQMGNQLNMTCLNNGRSSIYMLSDINDSKVQQLCSQLCG, translated from the exons ATGCGGAGGGGCTCATCATCTTCGGCGGCCCAGATCGTGGTCAAGGTCCACCCGGTGAGTCCCGCTTCCGCAACGACGTCGTCGGCGCCACTAGCGGTCGGCGGAGGCGGCGGCGAGGAGTTGAGGGCGTTCAGGCGATGGGTGCCGTGGCTAGTGCCGAGCTTCGTGGTGGCGAACATTGCGCTCTTCGTGGTGACCATGTACGTCAACAACTGCCCCAAGAATTCCACCTCCTGCGTCGCCAGGTTCTTGGGCAGGTTCTCCTTCCAGACCCTCAAGGATAACCCCCTTCTGGGTCCCTCTTCGTCCAC gtTAGAGAAGATGGGTGCTCTAGAAGTGAATAAAATTGTCCATGGGCACCAGGCATGGCGTCTGATCTCTTGTATATGGTTACATGCTGGGGTTTTTCATATACTCGCCAATATGTTGAGTCTTGTATTTATTGGAATTCGGCTTGAGCAAGAATTTGGGTTTG TTCGAATTGGATTGCTTTATATTATATCTGGTTTTGGAGGGAGTTTGTTGTCAGCTCTTTTTATTCAATCGCGAATCTCTGTTGGTGCGTCCGGTGCACTTTTTGGTTTACTAGGAGGCATGCTTTCAGAGCTCATTACAAATTGGACAATATATGCAAATAAG TTCGCAGCCTTGTTGACTCTTCTTGTCATCATCATAATAAATTTAGCGGTTGGAATCCTACCACACGTGGACAATTTTGCTCATATTGGGGGATTTCTTTCTGGCTTTCTTCTTGGATTTGTGTTTTTGATTCGTCCCCAGTTTGGATGGGTTAGCCAGAGAAATGCTCCTTCTGGGTATATTAAATCTAAACACAAGGCATATCAGTATGTACTGTGGGTTCTCTCTCTTATACTATTGATTGCTGG GTTTTCTGCTGGGCTTATTTTTCTCCTTCGAGGGGTTAATCTGAATGATCGCTGCTCTTGGTGCCATTATTTAAGCTGTGTCCCTACCTCAAAATGGAACTGCAAAACAGGACAAATTTTTTGTCAG TCAAGCCAAATGGGGAACCAACTGAACATGACATGCCTAAACAATGGAAGAAGCAGCATCTATATGTTGTCAGATATTAATGATTCCAAGGTTCAGCAGCTATGTTCTCAGCTTTGCGGTTGA
- the LOC133876857 gene encoding uncharacterized protein LOC133876857 translates to MKHTVSLPYVKDFDEGKITTKARPIQMSQETMEFCRNEIEDLLRKSIICKSKSPWSCSAFYVQKNVELERGAPRLVINYKPLNKVLEWIRYPIPNKRDLINRLSRSVIFSKFDMKSGFWQIQIHEKDKYKTSFVTSFGQYEWNVMPFGLKNALSEFQNIMNDILSPFSKYSIVYIDGVLIFSKSIEEHWKHLNSFIEVIKVNGLVVSATKIKLFQTNIRLQKNPPPWTEIHTSVVKEVKLHVQTLPCLGIPTIDSFKIVEIDASDIVYGGILKQQVHSDHPEQIVRFHSGKKMEDKKKEKVPTKKSNLSPESKPFELVTPSQLSSRDLVSRSPPIQLPPEPITEQAPKSESPISSKGKMPAEKDFKAFALAEQFFEQNEENSDEESTAESSVPRSQFDLFQDAQDPFDRYDLSCDY, encoded by the exons ATGAAGCACACGGTAAGCCTTCCTTATGTCAAGGATTTTGACGAAGGGAAAATCACCACTAAGGCTAGACCCATTCAAATGAGTCAAGAGACTATGGAATTCTGCCGTAACGAAATAGAAGATCTATTACGCAAAAGCATAATCTGTAAGAGTAAGTCCCCCTGGTCTTGTTCAGCCTTTTATGTTCAGAAGAATGTTGAACTAGAAAGAGGAGCCCCGAGGTTGGTTATCAATTACAAGCCCCTCAACAAAGTCCTGGAATGGATCAGATATCCAATTCCAAATAAGAGAGACCTAATCAATAGGTTAAGTAGATCAGTGATCTTCTCTAAGTTTGATATGAAaagtggattttggcaaatccaaATTCATGAGAAGGATAAGTATAAGACGTCTTTTGTCACATCCTTCGGACAATACGAATGGAACGTAATGCCCTTTGGTCTTAAGAATGCCTTAAGTGAGTTCCAGAATATCATGAATGATATTCTCAGCCCCTTTAGCAAATACTCCATAGTTTACATAGATGGTGTTCTCATCTTCTCTAAGTCCATTGAAGAACACTGGAAACATTTGAACTCGTTTATAGAAGTTATCAAAGTTAATGGTTTAGTAGTTTCTGCTACTAAAATTAAGCTATTCCAAACCAACATCCG ACTTCAGAAAAATCCTCCTCCATGGACTGAAATCCATACTTCTGTTGTCAAAGAAGTTAAGCTCCATGTCCAGACATTGCCCTGTCTTGGCATTCCAACTATTGATTCTTTTAAGATCGTTGAGATTGATGCCTCCGACATTGTGTACGGTGGTATTCTCAAACAGCAAGTCCATTCCGACCATCCAGAACAAATTGTTCGTTTCCATTCAG GGAAAAAAATGgaggataaaaagaaagaaaaggtccCTACCAAGAAGTCCAACTTAAGTCCAGAATCTAAGCCCTTTGAGCTTGTTACCCCAAGCCAATTAAGTTCCAGAGATCTGGTCTCAAGAAGTCCGCCAATCCAATTG CCACCAGAACCTATCACTGAGCAAGCTCCTAAGTCTGAGTCACCCATATCCTCCAAGGGAAAAATGCCTGCTGAGAAGGATTTCAAGGCGTTTGCCCTTGCTGAGCAATTTTTTGAGCAAAATGAAGAAAATTCAGATGAAGAATCTACTGCAGAGTCTTCAGTCCCCAGAAGCCAGTTCGATCTTTTTCAAGATGCTCAAGACCCCTTTGATAGGTATGACCTGAGTTGTGACTATTAA